cctgttgtgccatCGCTTGGGCCCTCTATTCTATTCAGCAGAGAATGCCATTGCTTGGGCCCTCAAGTCtatacagcagagaagcagttacagaagctagaacttctaccttctgcaccccaaaaggagttttggttcatactcccagaggggaaggaatattaggggaagaggactagagggctctggaacccagttccatcaggatccGATGGCCATTCACGCAGACTTAGttgtgatttgcatttccctgataataCGTGCTGAACACGATTTCATTTGTTTCCGGTCATCAAGATGTCTTttggtgatttatttattatctctactgtctactattttttaatgttgtttttattgttgaattttgTGAGTTCTATATTTtgaatatgtctttttttttgatgcatgccatgtaaatattttctctcaGTAGGATGTCTTCACTTTAGAGATAGTTTTCTCTGAGCAGAAAGATTCTTAGTTTGATGTGGTCTTTCTAATACTGTATTGGATAAtagtggtgagagtggacatccttgtcttaGAGAGAAAGCTTTCCgtgtttcaccattgagtatgatggtaGCTGCGTTTTCTGATGGTGGTGTTTTTCATTTTGTCTTTAGTTTTTGTTAGTCTTTATTGTGTTGAGCTCAGTTCCTTCTACCtccattttgttgagttttttttaTATCATAAATTAATGTGAAATGTTGTGAAACTGTTAATCGGTGTCTGTTAATGTAGAATCATTCTTGTCTCCTTGAAATAAATCCTACTTTTTGCCATCTACGAGCCTTTCAGTGTATTGTTGGATTTGGTTCATCAGATGTTGTTGAAGGTCACTGCCCTATGCCTGCAGTGGATGCTCTTCCTGGCTTGCTTCCTGCATGGCTCCTCTTCCTGCTCATTGTTCTTCTCTGGGGTTGGGATCAGTAAGACTGTTTTCATAAACTGTGTTTGGATAGAATAGGTGGTCTTTGAAGCTTGGCTAGAACTCACTAGTGAAGCACCGTCTACACaggctttctttttccttcaaatTCAGTCTGGGAGGTTGCATTAACCTAAGACATTgcccattttaaaaaagattatttatttatttattttcaaatgagagagaagccacagcactactcaactctggcatctGGTGTtagcaaggcttgaacctgggacctttggggccTTGGGCATGCGAGTATAGTGTGTTAACTGCGCGTCACATCCCTCCTTTAATTTACTCATTTCTTTTGGGTTCTCAAACTTAGTGGCATGAAACTGTTGGCATCATTCTCCTATATGCCTTTGCATTTCTGTGGTAGCTGCTGTAACGCCTCCTCTTTCCCATACTGATCGTATTGgacatttctgtcttttttagaatcttgccaattctgtttATCCTTTCAGAGAACCAACTCATTAAGACCACTTTGTGCAGTACATTGAATAAATGCTTCTAGTTTCTTTCTTAAGAGCCTTTTGCTTTCACTTCTGCTTCAGTGATGAATGTTTTCACTCACATTTGCCATTGTCATTTATTTCCTAAAGCGTTTCTGAAGACAGTTTTATTGAAGTGAAATCTTGCACATGTCTTTTGCAGGTCTGATGACGATCAGAAGCATGCTTTCACTGCCCTCTCACACACCACTTGTCACGCAGAATGTCTCTGAGTGAGAGCTCGGTTTTTGCCTATGAGTCTTTGGTGCACAGCGCCAATGTCCTGCTCAGCCTAGACGACCAGCGGAAGAAGGACGTGCTGTGCGATGTCACTGTCCTTGTGGAGGGGCAGCGCTTCCGTGCCCACCGCTCTGTGCTGGCAGCATGCAGCAGTTACTTCCACTCGAAACTCGTAGGCCAGGCTGACGCACAGCTTCATATCTCTCTGCCTGAGGAGGTGAGCTAGTGGGCCAGTGTCTCTGAAAATCACTGTCATTCCACTGAGACAGGAGCGACAACGGCCGGCTAGGGTTTGTGACGGTAAAAGTAGAATTAATggccgcagtggataaagtggtgGCCTCTCAAGGACGAGGGTCCCCATTGCAATCCCTGGCGTCAGATGTGCCAGAGCTGTGCTCCGCTTCACTTCTCTCCcgcctgccctctgccccctccccaacGTAAATAGATAAAGCCTTAAAACAAAGCGAAACTGACTCCTTTTTCGTATATCCAGGAGCAGTCTCCAGGTTCTGCAGTAGAacacataccccccccccccaggaaatcACGACACTTTACATGTAAAGTTACTGATTTTAAGTGTTCAGTATTTGTTAAGCAGTTGTATAAAATTGATAAAGTGACCAATAGCAGGGCACAGGCCATGGATGCTAAGGCATTTGGAGGAGTCATTTCCAACACAGCCACCCCATCTTCTCCTCTTGAGCTTTTCCTCTGGTGGGAAGCTGACTGCCTCTGGGTTCTATAAGTCACCTGATTTTTCAAGACCTGTTTTCATTGAATACAGGTACTTCATAGTgtcgtctctcctcctctcctctcttgggaATGTCTCAGTGCATTAGCAGAAaactttatgctgtctttttctttttctttatagacCCTTCTTTTTATTACCCCCTCCCATTTGCTTATTGTAGAGATTAAATACTAAATTTTGAGGTCTTTGTTAAATTCCTGCCTGCCAGAGACCTCTCTCTTGGGCCTGGGAGACCTCACAGTGACTCGTCCTAGAACAGcttgttttgtttagtttatgtctttatttagttaataaataaagttagtggCTGCAGCTGGAAGAGTGTCCAGCTGTGTGGCATTGGGGCATAAATTAGAATCATTGGAGAAAGCATGAGCTTTCTGTATGGCAGGCCTGTGGGGACTGCTCTGTGTTGGGATATTAAGCCTATGATTTAATTTATTGCTGCCCTTGCATTCTTCCATGAAATTGTAGCTGCAGTTTGGACAATCAACGGGTTGTTCTGTGGCAGAAGTCAGAGTGAATGATGCAGTGCCAAGAACATGACAGGATAGGCCAAGTGTAGACTATCAATAGTTTTTAGAAAGGAACAAAGCATAATGAAAATATGCTTACTATCATTAATAGTTTCAAGTTATCTTGTGGCAGTGACAAATAGAACAAAGATTTGACTCATTGATATGGGAGGCAAGTTGTAGTATACATCCATGCGTGTATGTGTAAGCACTCACTCAGACTGGAGTGTAAATCCTGTGTTTTCAGATATCTCACCTGTTTCATTTCATTATGCCATTGAAAACATGATAATGCATGGTTTGGGGTTATTGTAACTTCTTTTTAGTAGAAACTTTTGTTGATATTATTGAATTAAGAATATTGATTGTTGAAATATAGAGTCTTAAAATATAATGCAAAGGAATTCCTTGTACACTTTGCCACACATGACAAGGCTAGTGGCCCTACTGGTGAGATATTTTTCTGgcattcttttcctctttctttctctcttcttctctttccttgctaatattttgagagagagagggagagggagagggtgagagacagagacagcagacCACTGTTTATTTAGTTCTACCATACTGGTGCTgttagggctcgaacctggggcttcaggcatgtggGTACTGTGTTCATGTACTGAGCTATTTCCACTGCTCAAGTTACTTGTTTTTCCAGTCCCCTTCTGCTACTTTTTGTATTTGTCAATTTAATAGTTTCCAAAatgatgcatttatttttattttgtgtctAAACAGGTCACAGTTAAAGGATTTGAACCTTTAATCCAGTTTGCTTACACTGCTACACTGTATTTAAGCAAGGACAATGTGGACGAAGTGtgcaaatgtgtggaatttttagGTGTACGGGATATTGAGgaatcctgctttcagtttcttaGATTTAAGTTTCTGGACTCCACTGCAGACCAGCAGGAATGCCCAAGAAAAAAGTGCTACTCATCACACTGTCAGAAACCAGACATTAACTTTTCTCTTTTGGACCAGAGAGACTTAGAAGTTGATGAAGTGGaggagcttttaaaaaataaaaatgctcagATGCCTCAGTGTAAACTCAGCAGATGTCAAGGAAATCCAGAGGTATCCCCTCCTCTACAAGACAGTCCGAGCCGGACAAGTGAAACCATGTGCTTAGAAAAAGATGCTGCTCTGTCTTTACCGTCTTTATGTCCCAAGTACAGAAAATTCCAGAAAGCATTTGGAACTGACAGAGTCCGACCTGTGGAATCCGATGTGGAAGATGTCCACACATCCTCTGTTCTGACAGTTgagacatctgaaaataagagtCTAGGAGCGGTCCAGGACTGTGCAGATTTGCAGGTGATGTTAAAATGTGAAGAAAGCAGTTCAGCAATGGAACATGAAGAAACTAAAACAGTTGATCCTGCTTCTCAGTGTCCATCAGAGAGAACTGAGGAGACTTCTCCCCCCTGCAAGTCTTCTGCAGACCCGCCTGGACTCTATCCCCTGTCTCTTTTCCACACATATGACCAGTATGGTGACTTGAGCTTTGTCGGTGTGCAAAACACAACAGCGTTAACGGAAAAGCCCTTGTCAGGTGTGGATGCTCAAGAAGAGAAAGCGTTTGGTGAAAGTCAAGACCTGCATTTGAAGTCTGAACCTGTCCCCAGGGAAGACGGTAGCCTTGCCTCTGATCGGAGCAGCGTAGAGCGAGAAGTGGCAGAGCACCTAGCAAAAGGTTTCTGGAGTGATATCTGCAGCATGGACTCCCCCTGCCAAGTGCAGTTGTCACCCACTGTGACCAAAGATGGCTCAGAACAGACTTACCCACAGAAGCGGTCTGAGTGTCCCTGGTTAGGGATCAGGATCAGCGAGAGCCCTGAACCGGGCCAGAGGACTTTCACAACGCTCAGTTCTGTCAGCTGTCCTTTCATAAGTACTCTCAGTGCGGAAGGCTGTTCAAGCAGTTTGGAGATTGGCAACGATGACTATGCTTCAGAACCCCCGCAGGAACCTTGTCCGTATACTTGTGTGATTAGCCTGGGAGAGGACTCGGAGACAGATACAGAAGGAGACAGTGAATCCTGCTCTGCCAGAGAACAAGAATGCGAGGTGAGGGCAGAGTAAGCGTGTGGCTAAGTGATTGTTTCATCAGGTCTAATTGGGGCTTACTCTGTGTCAGCCTCTTGTGCTGTGTCTTTAGGACTGGAGGAACGTAACCCTACAAACCAGGGACCAGTACGTGACGCGTGTGGCGAATTCTTATTTCAGGTGGATGGGTTTGTGTTACCTGGTTTtgtttggtcatcactggggcttcactacttcaCGCCACCCTTCTCCGATACAaagggagtcagagagaaatagactacagcaccaaagcttccttcagtcctGTGGGAGCTGGGATCGAACCTGGGCCATTCCCATTGACAaagcaagtgagctatcttgtggtCCCTGTTCTCGCTCTGGAGTAGATGTCACACATTGGTGTTCGGGTGTATAAATGAAACTCTGCGGGCCAGCAGAATAACTCACCtgagtagtgtgctgctttgcatgacccaggttcaagcctggcccccactgcgttGAAAGacgagctttggtgctgtggtctcattgCTAAACTCCACCCGCcactttgtctgtctctgtctctgtctctctctctctacctttctgtctcttatctaaaaagaaaaaataaaataaaatgccacaAAAGAATAATTACTCTGTGAACATTGTGTAGTAATATTTGGAAAATAGCCTGGGTGTACAGTTCTGATCAGTATCACCAGGCTTCCTATATTGGGACTGGTCACATTATAGTCAGTTAGTGATGACTAATTACAGGACTGTGACTTCTCATGTGAAGTTTTATTTACATCACCTGTTCATGGCCATTAATTTTGTCTTATTTTCCCATAGGCATACCAGCTATTAAATAACACATCTTTAAATATTGTAGTTTGAATCGCACATAGCTGGCATAATATTAATCATACCAAGCTTGATTTGTGTAGAAAAGTTTGTATTTGATAGTTGCTATTTTCTGTAAAATACTATTTTAATTCTAGTAATAATAGTGGCTTACTAGTTGTTTAGCATTTTCTTTGGTTTTATAACTTTGGGGTGACGCGTATAAAAGAGTTAAAGAAAGAGGTCCTTAAGAAGTAGTATGGATGTAGGAGTTAgttattgctctttttttttctgtatggcATTTATAAATGCAGCGCTTGCAGCTATACAGTCTGTTCTGAAACACAGCATTTAAGAAACGTAAACATGACTTGTGTGTTTTCTATAAGCTTGAGTGATTAAGTAGGTAACCAGAGAAACTGACCAGTGTCTCATTGCATTGTAAATgtacttctccttccttccctcccttattccctcccttcctcttttgccAGAACACTCCTCCATGCTGGCTTTTGGTGATGCCCAGGAcccaacctgggaccttggtgccccaggcatgagagcctgttgtCTGTGACACCACCTCCCCTGGACTTCCATTTGCAttcttaataattaaaaaatttaagctATCATTCAATTTTGATATTTAAATAGaacacccctccaccccctctctctttaaaccaaagcactgctcagctctggcttatggtggtacaggggattgaacctgggactttggagcctcaggcataagaggagTGCCTGTTTgcatcataaccattatgctatttacctcagCCATAGAATCTCTTCTTtttcaggggtcgggcggtagtgcagcgggttaagggcatgtggtgcgcagcgcaaggaccagcataaagatcctggttcaagcccccggctccccacctgcaggggcgggggccccttcacaggcagtgaagcaggtctgcaggtgtctatctttctttccccctctctgtcttcccctcctctctccatttctctctgtcctatccaacaatgacaacatcattaacaacaacaataataataactataacaacaataaaaaacaacaagggcaacaaaaggggggaaaggaaatttaaaaaaaaaagaatctcttctttttcaaaatttagaTATGTTAAAGATGACTTTAACATATTCATAGGCTGggggtatttttaaaataagttttatgaGACTGTTGCAGTCCTGACAAAATAAAATTGTGAAATTCTTTAGAAATTACTAGTATAACCCTAATAGTACTAAATCAGCGTAACCCAGACATATAAACTGGAGAACAGCACATACActtttcaatttcattaaaaGCAGGCTAGAATAAGCTGTCATCATGCTCTTGTTAAATAGCTTaaattttcctctcctcttcagTACATAAGTGTTTGTGTTAGCATCTATAATTTGTAAAGTGTCTGCTTCAGAATTTATTTGCCTTCTGAACTCTctgaaataaattagaaatactTGTTAGCGATCATTATCATAATTCACCACATAAAAATTGGGACTAACGTAAGCACAGGATAAAGCCTGTGTTCAGACCTTGGCATTGTATGccccagagtgaagctctggttctctctttaccTCCTCATTTTCTCTAAAATAGAATTGTCTGGAAAACAGATACATATCTCTCTCTTGCTAGAGTTacctataatttaaaaatatagcagTAATCACTAGTGTTTATTTCACATTGTAGGTCAAGCTGCCATTCAATGCTCAGCGAATAATTTCACTGTCTCGAAATGATTTTCAATCATTGTTGAAAATGCACAAGCTGACACCAGAACAACTGGATTGTATCCATGATATTCGAAGAAGAAGTAAAAACAGAATTGCTGCACAGCGCTGTCGTAAGAGAAAGCTCGACTGTATACAGAATCTtgaatcagaaattgagaaattggtAAATCCACCTgcttgttttaaatttctttcttccttgtttcctttcttttttttcacttctttcctACCTTCTATCTTCCCACCCTTTCTATTTCAGCTACTAAATGAGATATAATGTTCaattataattaatttaaaagttttccatggtggattgcaccaaagtcttTGGGGTAGGtgcaggggagagtacaggtcctggaaaaggatgacagaagacctagtgggggttgtattgttttgtggaaaactgagaaatgttatgcatgtacacactgttgtattcactgtcaaatgtaaagcattaatcccccaacaaaggaaaaaaaaaaagaataggaggtgattggatatggagctctggtggtgagcattgtgtggaaatgcacccctctcTTCCTATAGtaattgttaatatttccattttataaattaaaaaaaaatcaccagaacactaaaaaaaaataataataaagctataTCCCTGaaaacttaaaattttgtaaagcaatactAAATAAtagtatgaataaataaataaataaataaataaataaataaatggatcctAGCCCTGCCAGGGAGGTAGTTCAGTGATACAGtacatgttaaaaaagaaaaaaaaaaagctttccaatAGCCATTTTAAGAATAAATTATATAACGTTTTCAGAAAGCTTAGTGAATTGAAAGATGGAAAATTTTACAGGCTCTTATTTACGTAACTTCTTAGATATTTAACaggataaaataaatagatgtgtTTCTGAATAAAATTTTGAAATTGTTTAGAAATCACTAGTATAATCATCATGGTACTAAATCAGCATAACACAAACATTTAAGTAATACAGTAACATGTAAGTTGAAAAATTTCTgtatgtgtcttttctttttttttaactttcttattgGGGTATTGATGGCTTAgggccaacagtaaaatacaatcgtttgtacatgtgtaacattcctcagttttccacatttctattcaacccccactgggtcctcctctgccatcatattcctgAACCTGAacgctcccccaccccagagtcttttacaatggtgcagtaccccaacgccagtccaagttctgcttagtgttttcccttctgatcttgtttttcaactgctgtgagtgaaatcatcccatattcatcctttcctttctggcttatttcacttaacctgattccttcaagttccatccaagatggagtgaaggtgaagtcaccatttttaatagctgtgtagtatcccACTGTGGGCTGGTCCGAAGGTAGTGAGTTACCACAATTGGTTCTGTAGTCAGTATCCcatgtgtatgtagaccacaatgtgcccagccactcagctgttgctGCAtggatgcactttttttttttttatttctttattggggaattaatgttttacaatcaacagtaaatacaatagtttgcacatgcataacatttcccagtttcccatataacaatacaacccccactaggtcctctatcatccttcatggacctgtactctcccacccacccaccccagagtcttttactttggtgcgatatgtcaaatccatttcaggttctacttgtgttttcttttctgatcttgtttttcagcttctgcctgagagtgagatcatcccatattcatccttctgtttctgacttattaaacttaacatgaatttttcaaggtccatccaagatcagctgaaaacggtgaagtcaccatttttttacagctgagtagtattccattgtgtatataccacaacttgctcggccacttatctgctgttggacacctgggttgcttccaggttttggctattacaaattgtgctgccaagaacatttgtgtacacagatatttttggatggatgtgttgggttccttaggatatatccccaggagaggaattgcaggatcatagggtaggtccatttctagccttctgagagttctccagactgttctccacagagaaccTGTTCCACAGAGAACTGTTCCACAGAGAACTGTTCCACAGAGAACTATTCTtcacagactgttctccacagaggttggaccaatttacattcccaccagcagtgtaggagggttcctttgaccccacaccctctccagcattgctgctgttaccttttctgatgtatgacattctcacaggagcgaAGTGTTATCtgggtatcttattgttgtctttatttgcatttctctgacaatcagagacttggagcattttttcatgtgtttctcggccttttggatctcttctgtggtgaatattctgtccaagtcctcccctcatttttggatggggttatttattctcttgttgttgagtttggcaagctctttatatatgttggttattaaactcttgtctgatgtatggtatgtaaagatctcccattctgtgaggggtctcttggtttgggtagtggtttcttttgctgtgaagaagctttttaatttgatgtagtcccataggtttatacttaccttagccttctttgtaattggattcgtttcattgaagatgtctttaaaatttatgtggaagagagttctgccaatattttcttctaagtatctgatagtttgtggtctaacatccaagtccttgatccacttggaatttacttttgtatttggtgaaatacagtgattcagtttcattcttctgcatgtttcaacccattgtttccaataccatttgttgaagagactctgctttccccatttaatagtctgggcccctttgtcaaagattagatgttcatatgtGTGggagctcacttctgggctctcaattctattccactggtcagtgtgtctattcatgttccagtaccaagcagttttgatgacagtggccctataatatagtttgaaatctgggagtgtgatgcctccggttctgttcttttttctcaagattgttttggcaattctaggtcttttttggttccagataaacatttgtagcatttgttctattctcctaaaaaatgtgcttgggatcttgatggggatagcattaaatttgtagatggctctgggtagtatattcattttgatgatgttaattcttccaacccatgaacatggaatatctttccacttctttgtgtctttttcagtttccttgagtagtgactcataattttcagtatacaagtctttcacttctttggttagatttactcctagatattttattgtttttgttgctatagtaaaaggaattgatttctggatttcagtttcttctaacttagtgtttgcatagaggaatgccactgatttttgaatgttaattttgtagcctgacaccttactgtatttcctgatgatttccaaaagcttcttactggattccttaggtttttccatgtatactatcatgtcatctgcaaataaggagagtttgacttcttctcttccaatctgtatgcctttaattccttgctcctgcctgattgctacggcaagagcttccaacactatgttgaatagtaatggtgatagtgggcagccctgtctagtacctgatctgagtggaaatgcttccagtttttcactatggagtatgatgttggctgtaggtttgctatatatagactccactatcttcaggaattttccatctattcccattttttgtagtgttttgatcataaagggatgttgtattttgtcaaaggctttctctgcatctattgatatgaccatgtggtttttggtcttgcttttgttgatgtggtggatcacattgattgatttacgtatattaaaccaaccttgaatgcctgggataaaccccacttggtcatgatgaacaatctttttgatagactgctgtatctggttggctagaattttgttcagtatttttgcatctatgttcatcagagatattggtctgtagttttcttttctggttgtgtccctgtctgcttttggtatcagagtgatgttggcttcatagaagctggcagggagtattccagtgtcttcaatcttctggaagactttttttttttaaaagtttttttaatgtttttttttttaatttttaatttaattttatatttatttatttattcccttttgttgcccttgttgttttattgttgtaattattgatgttgtcattgttggataggacagagagaaatggagagagggaagacagagggggggagagaaagacacctgcagacctgcttcaccgcctgtgaagcgactcccctgcaggtggggagccgggggctcgaaccgggatccttacgccggtccttgggctttgtgccacctgcacttaacctgctgagctacagcccgactccccttctggaagacttttaaaagtagaggtattagttcttctttgaaggttttgtagaattcacttgtaaaaccatctggtccaggacttttatttttggggagatttttgataactgtttcaatttcattagctgtgatgagcctgttcatgttatctacttcctctttacttagttttggaagttggtaggtatctaggaaatcattcatttcttccaggttctctggcttggtggcatataattgtt
Above is a genomic segment from Erinaceus europaeus chromosome 9, mEriEur2.1, whole genome shotgun sequence containing:
- the BACH1 gene encoding transcription regulator protein BACH1; its protein translation is MSLSESSVFAYESLVHSANVLLSLDDQRKKDVLCDVTVLVEGQRFRAHRSVLAACSSYFHSKLVGQADAQLHISLPEEVTVKGFEPLIQFAYTATLYLSKDNVDEVCKCVEFLGVRDIEESCFQFLRFKFLDSTADQQECPRKKCYSSHCQKPDINFSLLDQRDLEVDEVEELLKNKNAQMPQCKLSRCQGNPEVSPPLQDSPSRTSETMCLEKDAALSLPSLCPKYRKFQKAFGTDRVRPVESDVEDVHTSSVLTVETSENKSLGAVQDCADLQVMLKCEESSSAMEHEETKTVDPASQCPSERTEETSPPCKSSADPPGLYPLSLFHTYDQYGDLSFVGVQNTTALTEKPLSGVDAQEEKAFGESQDLHLKSEPVPREDGSLASDRSSVEREVAEHLAKGFWSDICSMDSPCQVQLSPTVTKDGSEQTYPQKRSECPWLGIRISESPEPGQRTFTTLSSVSCPFISTLSAEGCSSSLEIGNDDYASEPPQEPCPYTCVISLGEDSETDTEGDSESCSAREQECEVKLPFNAQRIISLSRNDFQSLLKMHKLTPEQLDCIHDIRRRSKNRIAAQRCRKRKLDCIQNLESEIEKLQNEKENLLKERDHILSTLGETKQNLTGLCQQVCKEAALSQEQIQVLAKYSASDCPLSFLISEKRKSTPDGELALPSILSLPEGPSAGLPARKQSHCYPSASGSSETGCPPGQEAGPTPSAAPREPAGPVELGRPSGGISDFCQQMTDKCTTDE